From the Cydia amplana chromosome 8, ilCydAmpl1.1, whole genome shotgun sequence genome, the window CTCATGATGGTATGAGGCACAGCACAGTTGTGATATCCCATACCGATGTATGAACGCCATATTTGGTTACTTTCAGCTATCTTGCGTACTCTTTCGATAAGTTCATATTCGCCTGAAATCATTTGTTGATATTAGCAGTGTTAGGACTTAGCTTGGTGACATTTAAACTGAAATCGTAGGGCAAAGCATTACCTACTATTTTACGAAACTTTTAGAACTGTTGCATAATAGTATATTTACAGGTTTCTGTTATAGATTAACCCCTAGTCAGGGTATGATATGAATCCTGACCGAATGTTTCTGTCATctgtttgcattttttttagaaCGATTTTTCTGTTCTACACATAACAACCGAGATCGGAACCCACGATTTTAGAAACACAgatataaagtaggtacctacttaggtacttctTTTCAATCGTACAAACATAATTAGGTATACTAACCGCCTAGTTAAACATGTTACTTTTGGAATGATTATCTTTTCCTActcgtaggtaaataattatatctAGTAACGTAATAGTGACTATACTTACTCATAGGTTCAGAGATGTCCATAAGACCTTGCAACTGGATTTGCTTAGGTACCGCATCATTAGTCAACTGGTCCAAGCTCTGGTGAGGAAAAAAAAAGAGAAACtaaagtacatacatatactaGTAGAATACTCCTTATTGCACACCTCTAGAGATACAGGATTTGGAAAAACATTTGATTAAAGACAGACGCAGACGTCGCGTCGGCGGTGCCCCCGGTAAAAGGTAAAACTGGTATGTGATGtgactttgtttttatttagtaCTATTTATTTCAATGTTGGTAATTTACATAAGCCTGAATTTTATCCTTTAGGCGGGAGGGGGAAAGAAAGGCCACGAAAACAGACTAGCTCCAACCACAGCGAGCGACATTATAATTGATGTTCGTAAAGGAGCCCGAATTCAATCAATTAGTTAATTGgttaactaagtaggtacctacctaaataaccATAAACATTGGGTAGAAAATAGGAAACTAATATTTTCAAACCTTGTATCCCATAAGATCCAGCATGGTCACAATATCTTGGTCCCTCGGCCCAATGTGTCTGCTCGGAAAATCGACCGTTTCAGGGAACAGAATATCCGCCTTCGCATCTTGGGTAGTCAGACAACGAGACCCTCTTCCTAAATTAGAAGATTTTAAACCATTTAATTTGCTCCCAGTCAACACACCGCGTTTAAGTAatctgtacatttttttttatttaataaagatcAGTTTAAATATAAACTTTTAACATGCTGTGTGCTGGCTGTGTGTGTCTTATGAAAGCGACAGTAGAATAGAATACTGATGCTGATAGAGAGGTCAAAGCGACACGTTTTCTGATAAGATGAACCAATATGCAAACCTCATTAAATAATGTGTTGTTATTTAGTCATTCCTTACTTTATAAACAAGTTTTTGTTATCGATAACATTGAATCAATCCGCAGAGGTAGTTAGCATGAGCGCGCTCATgtgtgataaaaaaataagattcgCTATTCTTGTCTTGTTTATGTTGTAATATTGGACTAATACGCAATCATACTTTAGGAATTCTGAATTGAGTCGAACATCACCATCAATTAAGATTGATATAATAATTGCAAAAAATTAGAGTACATTACATAGTTAAGGACCTGTAATTAGTCAAAAGTTAATTGATTCCATTGTGTTACGACAATTAAGCCATTTCTATTTACATATAATACCTGTGCAAGAAAATGTGTTACCGTATCACCGTAtgctatacagtgtggaaagataagtcgggccctggagggaaactaccttaaatccttaagctggctcatttaacttaaaggcctgtgcacaccggctgcgtgtgcgtgacgtgcactgttggatgttggagccgcacacgcacacgtcacgcaagcggtgtgtcgtCTCTAATATGGATCTACTACAacgccgcacgcgcacgtgtacgtcacgcacacgcagccggtgtgcacaggccttaaaggagacattgctttatttttaaaaagaaacaaaactgcattcaaagattttctaaaactgacGACGACACTGCTCTATGACGTCACCATGTGGGAACCCCCTTATCTCTTTACGTTCcgttactatagctggtcaagcaaatcttgtcagtaaaaaaaggcgcgaaattcaaattttttatgggacgatatcccttcgcgcctacatttttcaaattggccgccttttctactgacaagatctgcttgaccagctatatataataatacttaACTTGTGCCCTGCTATACAAACTTGTCTTCTAACATCACGTTCTGACTCTTATTgttattatgatatgatatggttgaccaagtatattaattttattatgtattgtaggatatacttggtcaaccagatcttgacagtagaaaaaggcggcaaatttgaaaaatgtaggcgcgaagggatattgtcccatatacaattttaatttcgcgcctttttttactgacaagatttggttgaccagctataatttggCAATACCTTTTATTTCAGTGGCTGGGTTTCTTTCTATTTCTTGTAATGGTGTAATGGAacgtaaaacatttttttttgacattgacattcaTTCATTGTATTTGATTGTATTAAATTCATCATTTCTACTCTGTAGCTAAAGTAatcttttatgatttattttgcATCATTTGCATGTGATAAAACTTAATTGGAAGAAGAGAATTACTGGATAACATGTATAAGAACAATGCCAAAGAACAGGTGTCTCTGAAATAAAGATGGTGCGTGTCGAAATTCAACCGCACGCTTCACTTCGTACAATGGCAACAAGTTATTCAAAGCTAAAGGAATTAATAACTCTGAGGGTCAGTATGAGTGATATGCACAGCCACATACTACATGCGATGAAAGGTTTATACCAAAACGATATCAACTCTGCCAGACGATATGAGCAAATAACTACCATTGGACAACTTTTAAAGGTTTTGGAACTTAGAGATGTATTGTCTGAAGAAAATATTTTGCCATTACAAGTCCTGGCTCAGAGACTTCCAGATAATATGGAGGTAATGAATAGCATCACCTGTTATGAGCAAAATCGTGGACCTAAACAAAACATAAATCAATATGGTAAGTTTTGCTTCATTCTTATTTTGTAGGAGTAAAGTTGAGAAAGAAAATAACTAAGATATAACATTATAAGTATACAAAGCTTTAAAATATAGAGAAAGTAAagtcaaaataattaatacccAGGATAAGTAAGACAGAAAAGCAAACAAGCATGTCAAATTCCATTTACTGTtcatatttttagttaattGAGAGAACTTAGGTCTAGGAGATCACTCATGGCAGttcactttatttataattatgttagtctgtttgttgttttatttaaataataatgttaaacAAAGGGGCACAGCTGTgggtaatatttaatatatatgcATCAAATCGCctaaaattgttttttataaGGTTAATTTATCCAGAGAGAAAAATGGGGACTATGGTTGTTTGCGCACAGTCATACACTGGCGTCAGATCTATTCAACCCAATGCAAGTATGGTTGATTGCGATTttaattaacacattaactgccagcaactcgctaggggagttagctgttcgtaggcgcttttcgctacatacggtttttcccgtgttatcgactacgctcgtagcgcgtagctcgcgctggcgctgaatgtgttaagtgttTAGTGAAATTTGTTGATGTTATCAATTATGATCGATAGGGATGAGGGTCCGCATGCGGGGTGCGGGAGATTTCCATAACACATGCCATGAGTGTCACTTATAAATCTTATCATTCACCACACGCTGTACATCTATCGACCAACTTATAAGTTTCACTATAGTCATTATACCGAGAAATCGGCCGATAAAACTGAGCCTTTAGATTGTTGAAATATTTATCTCACTACTCATATTAATTACAGCTGTGGAAAATATACAAAGTGCTCTGCCAAAGCCGCCACTGAAAGAAAACGAAGATAATGCTTTCTCAGACGGTCTGTGTGAGAAGAAACGTAAAAGGATAACAGAAACTATTGTTGAAGAAATAGGCCCGTATTGGCGCAATCTAGCCAGATACCTAGGCATCCAAGAGTGGAGAATAGATGAAATACAAATCAATGGTAAATCAATAGAAGATAAGGCAGCGGAAATAATGGAGATGTATAGGAAAAGAGCTGATCGCAAGAAATGGTTTTTTGATCTCTTGGATGCGTTAGAGAAATCCCGTAGAAGggaattgtgtaaaaaaattagaGACATTGCTACAATGAACATCTAGTCTAGATCTACACATTctcctttttttctttttattaaccttttcgacgccgtgtcaaacacaaaagctgtcacgctgacgccacgtcaccgaagtgtcaaaactgaaattgaacgttatgcatatgcacgtaggtctatgttgttctgtggtctgtgaccgattaattggtctttggcgttgaacctacggtgcggatatatcggtcattggcgtccaaaaggttaaaactgAGACTGACTGAAGTAGCTTGACCTGCATGTCaaatatagcctgaccagtaatatatgataattgtcaagagggcgctgttattctcatgtatagggtgacaattcagtggagtatgaaaaaattagttccagtgaaattccgcaacatggcgcacactcaatagatcctggttcacctataccaaCGTTTCCGAGTAAATACGGAAGGAGAGTGTTATTCACTACATCTCACAATTAAATTTACTATGTAAGCGTCATTCTAGATCCGTGCTACATCTGTACTTAGTTTTTCGGCAAGCATATTTTCCAAGATACATTTAATAACCATAATTAGTGAATTGTGTGTCTTTAATCCCCTTAAAATCATTTTGATAAGGAGATGAGCATAAAATCTAATCTAGACTAAGTTGTAAGGTAActgtactggtgctcgacgcgttcccagtacatgtcatcttgaaacttaagttattgtcaatagaggtgacagcagggtgtcatctattgggcactaGCATATCGAGCActcgtacgtttaccttattgaGCCTTTAGGCGTTAGATTTGACCTATCAAATCTATACAAgaaggtaaaataaaaatatatattatttttaaaaaatctttatttattaaaaaacataaagaACGTATAGTTCATAAAGCACTTTTGCTCTTAATAATACTAAACTTAACATCTgtaaatatttaacttataagatatgtatataggaatgttttacactataaaaacatatatatatttttacagcATAGTAAATGAGATAAGTTCCATTCGAGTTTGTTTCATTTGATCAAAATGACCAGAAATAAGGCACACAATATTCACAATGATTATGCTTGTCCaatattttttctgttttttcttTCTAAATCTTTTTGCTCAAAACATAATGTactaaacatgataaaaatataatgcaTTGGCATCACAAATTGGTGTGGAATGATATGTATTGGAAGACGAGGAGACGAGACAAAACGACGACGATATCCATCAAAtggattatattatatatatataacttaCGACTAACAATACAGTAAATGTCACGTTTCCATTCAATCACAGTAAAGAGTAATTGACACTAAAATTATAGGCATTACAAGTCTTCTGCaattcattttaatatttattaaacccAATCATGTTTTAATTATCTTCTGCAATTCATTGTTTTTTTGTCTGTATGGTGTGCACGGGTCGCTGCCACTGGTACTTGCATTGCCTCGAAGTTAAAAGGTCCATGGACAGTGTGAGGGAAAACTAAcaatatatatagtttgtcaaagtactgtctcatttgTACTCtcttttgtagtttttttttgttcttatttactgacaatttggtttgtatAAATGCCCTATATGTATAGTGATTATTTTCTGGTAGCGGCAATCACATTATTAGTTGGATACTTATAGTGTTTTCAATCAAAAAGTACCACATTGGCGATAGCCGATAAAAACGATTTCTAAATGCATTCCAACGGCAGGAAAGTCTTCCACAACCAACATTCACCACCTGGGTTAAAAACTATTAGTATGAGTTAGCGTAATGGATCTTTCCTGTGGACATTCTAAAATTATTGTACTTGTGTTTACTTGAAAGCCAAATAATTTTAATCGATAAATCATCTTACAGAATCATTAAAGACATGTTCAAATCCTGTTTGATGAAAACCTTGGTAATGTCGCCCTTGTCGTAATGTTTTTGACcaagacaaagaatgaaggactttggagcaggatatctggaaccaaaggattttaaaacgctacccatgagctccatcatccgacacacaTGGAGacggtgggaaaagctctcgaGTAGTTGACGGGTCTTtcctagggggtaattgcacaaaagatccctatggatCGAAGTGTATCCACAAGGGCCCCCGAACAACATAAGATAATGTTTTTGACCCATATTTATGGTTGAAaacagggatgtaacggatgtggttttatcggaaccgaaagcggaaccagatgttttaaatttagtttatcggaaccagaatctgaatcggaaccgaaaacggaaccggaaccagaaccggagcctgagtcagtactatcagtaggtatacattacacaacacaacacatacgaatacgtactttaaattcaaaaacacggctataccagaacatctaattactgcagcacgtggcaaacggggctatgagcgaatgactggtacctgtttgtttttgatgtacgtcgctcatgtcccgctgccgcgctaagcattgacatccgatataacttccgtttcaaaagtaacggaaccggaacagaaacggatgtgtaataccaaacagaagttccgacttaacggaaacggagctccgtaacatccctggttgaaaacgtgttaagagccaacaggagctaagattaaaatattttaggtaaatatacccgtctcgctaacggaagcggctcctaaaactagtgcgataaggacaaggcgaaaaatcctgcgtaaaaatatcaaaaatcgaggtttcgtactcgactgtttcctcctccaaaacttaaccaatcgtaaccaaatttggaaatctaaatgattatgacattatctgtgtcggaccgttttgcttttttgactaattgatatcagttttgaatagcacgcctctcattgcggcatagtcaattaggccattttggccatttttgaagggctctagcgccttaaaaaacaaaaatatcaaaaaaagcaaaacggtccgacacagatattgacaatattaatctgtgttgaaaaaatcattgctctagcttcaaaacccacggaggaaacagtcgagtacgtttgtatggagaaatgaccactcctgttggctcttaatgtttCTCAGCCCACGTGTATGCGTTCTGGAAGAGTCTCAGCCAGGGCGAGGCCTGGCTGCGGGGGTGTGCGGCGGgggaggcgggcggcgcggcgcacTGCCAGCGCAGCACGCAGCGCTCGGGGTGCGGCATCATGGCCACGTGCCGGCCGTCGGGGGAGCGCACGCCGGCGATGCCCACTGGAATACAAAtggatttttctcaaaaatgaacggcaaagtcgacggtgccggttaaaaaataggtcgcgaagtgcgtagtttatggtcattcaaaaaattaaaaagttaaaaacattgcagtctcgatttcgggactgcaatgtcgcatacaaatcccattatttaacgagttcgaaactttttaaaactttaaatggccatatcaaatgaaagcataggtccattaaacagccaaatcagcacttattattataatgttggtaccgcgactatttaggtgtctcaaatacgttggcgtattttcagcagaaaaatacacttctttttttttaaatgcggcaagcaaatctttttaatggttttacttttttctgtgaaaattagaacgttgcttctgtaaaatatttctatttcttgcaccatttttgagaaaagcactatatatgactcggctggaaggctacttgctggcttcggattcaattaaacggactcccaaggtcgtccgtttaaaacgaatcctcagcctgcaagcagctacttccgaacctcgacaataatgtactattatgacTAAAGTACTAGGGTCGGAAATTCATTATTTGATTTGAGGCTGATTTTACGCCACAGACATGGAGTATTTAAGTCTctctaagggtggtattccacctgtccaatttcttggtccaatgtgtgtttgcgtctcacattttgcttaatgagagagtgagacgcaatgcgcattggaccaagaaattggttAGGTGGAAATACCATCTTAAGGAACCGAAATACTAAATTGCGCAGAAAAGTTGAATAAACCTTATTGCCCCAATCACAAGTGATGGATTGATCAATGTCACTCAATGCGATCAATGTAACAGAGAACTATAAAACTTCTCATGTAATAAAATGTAACGAACTTTTTAACGGTAAAAGACTATATAGCGCAACCGACCCTTAAGTCGCAGCGAAACTGGCCCTGCCGAGCGCAGGCCTTTTCGAGTGCCAAAATGCCATTAGCATTCATCTAGTACCTTCGCCTTAGCATGGCTATCTGCCGCTGCGACTGTGCGGAGTCGGTGACAGTGAAACTgcctttgtacagtcgccatcagatatatcggaccgGCTAAAactctcacaaatatctgaacacgcctttttTGTCagagcgttagagtgcgtgttcagatctTGTGAACACCCTGGTCGCTCCGCCTGATGGCCACTGTACAGCGATAATATATTGAAAAATGTAacgtaggtatagtttgtagctttctaatagaccccgaaggctaatcctattgtctattgtaaagaaaaaccgctcgtgccacgtgccacaaccacctgcataaaaaatcggtacttcggttaccgagtgccggcgagtcgaacgctacagaaccagtctaaaatgtgtcatcgagatgcgtaacaaaggcgcgttatcggagagcgcacctacactggttttttgagcgttggactagcccgcgctcaggtgccaaatagaataattaggacccttttttgcaggtaagtagcacgtgcggttttagtgaacaatagacaataggattagccttcggggtctattagaaagctacaaactatatactTACTTGGACTGCCGTTGGGATTCATCGGGTAAGTCTCAGTGGGTACCCCGTTATCGTCGACGTATTGCATGGCGATCTGCCGCTGCGCCTGCATGTTGGCTAGGGCTGCGTCAGTGGCGGTGAACCGGCCCTCGCCGTGCGCGACCCACACGCCGAGCGTGCTGCCCGCCATGCCGCGGAACCACACGTCCGTGTCGTGGCCGGCGCTGATCTTTACTGCGCTCCAGCGGCATTCGAAtctaagaaaacaaaaaaaaaaaaaaacctataattAGTTGTAATAGTCTCCTGCCACAGGTAATGTTTGCTAGGAAATCTCAACCTTATTAACCTGTCctatcccaagggctcaaatatgagccgtaaataaattttccagaTTTCCCACGAATTTCAAAACCTCCCACTTCAACTCCCACGGCTCAAATGGTGAGCCATACCGGGAGACAACgacaaaattagttttcggGTCGTGAGATCGGACGAGTTAATGAACCTGTATCGTTtaacagaaataataaaaaaaaaactttttgtttcatttttcattttcaatagTCTACTTGGTAACGTTTGAAacttaggcctatttttagttatttttgtaagactttttTGTAAAAggttgtttgttttctaaaaaaaagtgtccttagGGACCTTTTGGttgatacagtcagcatcaaatagatagttaCCGGCCCAAGTGTTACTACACCTTTGttatcataaaaatatgaatgtGTTCCGATATAATTGGTCACTTTGGGCGACACTATTTAtttgatgccgactgtacaATTAGTTACTACGTCCTACTCAAGGAATCGAGTGCGACGGCTCCAGTTTTTATAAAATCAAACCGGATACAATGTCATGTCATAGAGATCTAATTATATGTTTTTACCGATTACTATTTAATCATCAATACCAATTTCTACAACCTAAGCCTGCCAAGGTCAGCCTTTACACTTCGTCGTTTCCCTTTCCAAAGCTGATATGTGCTCAATTTTTGATTGACAAATAGACTACCTAGCAAgcaaacaacaaacaaaatacaCTGACAAAAAACATTCGATCTAAGACGTTTGATGCATCAAACACCAGCTAAAAATCTAAACGTACCTCTCCGACTTATTATGGTCCAAGAACACTTGTGTCTTGTTCTGCGCCTTGGTCTCAGGGTCGATCCAGCCAAGCAGAGCCATGAGTTGGCAGCCATTGCACACGCCCAGCGAGAACGTGTCGCTTCGGTCCTTGAAGTGGGCGAACTGGGAGCTCAGCGAGTTGGAAAACAGGATGCCGGCCGCCCAACCTTTAGCTGAGCCGAGGGTGTCTGTTGACAGAACAAAATTTGCATGTTGGCAATTTATCGTATTTTTTAGAGaagccacgaatattcggcaactattcggtattcggccgaatgttgcctactattcggccgaataccgaatacctgttgcccctacctaaaaagaaaaataacacaaaaaataccaaaaattaggtacctatttttaatatttaaaatgtattattggaaaTGTTGTTAAttaggaagacccttttttaagcatttgttgatcatgaaatattttaagtattttttatcatgggtctgatttgattgactctaactacattcattagttctgttttacaaaaaatatatcttagcaaacgttgtgctttgttggcgaacagttttaataataattctgactcacaatgttcgcatctcatgccgaatattcggtattc encodes:
- the LOC134650476 gene encoding fas-associated death domain protein → MVRVEIQPHASLRTMATSYSKLKELITLRVSMSDMHSHILHAMKGLYQNDINSARRYEQITTIGQLLKVLELRDVLSEENILPLQVLAQRLPDNMEVMNSITCYEQNRGPKQNINQYGKFCFILIFALPKPPLKENEDNAFSDGLCEKKRKRITETIVEEIGPYWRNLARYLGIQEWRIDEIQINGKSIEDKAAEIMEMYRKRADRKKWFFDLLDALEKSRRRELCKKIRDIATMNI